From a single Nostoc sp. MS1 genomic region:
- a CDS encoding caspase family protein: MSPLGVATSHSTHTLATGKAKLWLLLLGVNRYQDEKLPSLRYSAVDCQGLAAALADTTGRFPQKAEWVHHDFAAQQPTLATVRESLSQVIRQAQPEDTILFYFSGHGMLEPNSQQAILCLADTQTDDLLNTGLGLQELLQCLGNSQAQTQLVWLDACHSGNLTLMSGKSNHTQTSLPNPTPQMVELLRQRAKKSKGLYALLSCDTNQQSWEFPELGHGVFTYYLMRGLRGEAADAQGLIDADGLYRYVYHQTRQYIEQTNQQLRLINQQNRSRGDNKIYSEYPLQTPKRIVEGVGEVILGVKPALVASPDLRKALIVEGLATNQTTLGFSKLLGGVGGFEIEYWPLAHTSQDLQTIIQNCLQSTQTKAEKQPGSFATVLLYLRGRIEGSATEEPVLVVGDDIRLSRSWLRQQLRRSLYTQQIIILDTPLGQHGHISLQDWVEDLQLGFEQGQCIIAAAPSPENPGQFIQTLHSTLQAAQEKSSLSAAAWISQLQLSSPLPLHIWLSGTQGLIEIIPASTANKRNQSTTVDLGICPYRGLQAFKEEDTQYFYGRENLTQELIADLANKPFIALVGASGSGKSSVVQAGVIAQLRQGKQLPGSQDWWMRSFRPGDNPLVSLSHCLVDSGTERERAYQQMQLEGMLYQGVQGFLHWLHHRSEPMVVLVIDQFEELFTLASSEDKQKFLDTVLGALELEPNKFKLIITLRADFIASCLEVPALAKLLQQSSILLPPCLTQEEYRRIITHPAEQVGLTVEPELVEVLLQELHNSPGDLPLLEFVLEQLWEYRSIGVITLQAYQQYLGGIKGALERKAQGVYDSLDAEAQECTRWIFLSLTQLGEGTEDTRRRVLKSELIVRKYPVALVERTLQVLTVAKLVVVNGDWEQKKGKGERGKGKGEEFLSPSSPPSLPTPSVTIEVAHEVIIRHWSTLRWWLEENLSRMRSHRQIEQAAALWKQNDYQPDFLLQGIRLAEAEEIYVNYTDELSQDVQHFIEACLHERQRKQRKEQSRLRQAQSAVAIISTLGLTAFGLAVFAYQQSQKAQLQEIEALNSLSENFLLSHQQLEALVTSVQAGKEVQKIRLGVPENTRMQTATILQQAVYSTQEQNRFLENAWVTSVSYSPDGDVIASGSADNSIHLWRRDGKLLNTLTGHSDGVNSVSFSPDGEILASASADGTIKLWHRNGQLINTLKGHSQGVNSVSFSPNGKVIASGSDDNTINLWSREGKLLLTLNGHSQGVNSVSFSPEGDTIASGSDDGTIRLWGLDGRLLTTIPSHTKEVLSVSFSPDGKIIASASADHNVKLWSRSGTLLKTLVGHNAAVWRVIFSPDGQLIATASADKTIHLWSKDGNILNTFYGHGHEVNALSFSPDGNTLASGSDDNTVRLWAVDRTLPKTFQGHKGSVGYVKFSDDGRTITSLSADNTMKVWSLQGKLLQTLSSPLPDVTSASFAPNGKIVALASSDHTIHLYNREGRLLRILPGHNHWVTSMSFSPDSKILASGSGDKTIKLWTIDGRLLKTLSGHTGWVTDVQFSPDGKTIVSASADKTVKIWSLDGSLIKTLQGHSASVWSVHFSPDGKTLASTSQDQTIKLWNLDGELISTLQGHSDVVYNLSFSPDGKTIASASDDGTIKLWNVVNSTLLKTFQGHQGGVRSISFSPDGKLLVSGGHDFKVKLWNLQGIELQTLNLDELLNRACDRLNNYLTTNPNITKEKYQLCFGE, translated from the coding sequence ATGTCTCCACTCGGTGTTGCTACCAGTCACTCAACTCATACCCTAGCGACGGGGAAAGCGAAATTATGGCTGTTGCTGTTGGGGGTTAACCGATATCAAGACGAAAAATTACCTTCATTGCGTTACTCGGCTGTTGACTGTCAAGGTTTAGCAGCAGCTTTAGCTGATACGACTGGGAGATTTCCCCAAAAAGCAGAGTGGGTACATCATGATTTTGCTGCCCAACAGCCTACCCTAGCTACAGTACGCGAAAGTTTATCCCAAGTTATTCGCCAAGCTCAACCAGAGGATACGATTTTATTTTACTTCTCTGGTCATGGAATGCTAGAGCCAAATTCTCAGCAAGCAATTTTGTGTCTAGCGGATACTCAAACAGATGACTTACTCAACACGGGTTTAGGGTTACAGGAACTTTTGCAATGTTTGGGGAACAGCCAAGCACAGACACAGTTAGTATGGCTAGATGCTTGTCATAGTGGTAATCTCACGTTGATGAGTGGTAAGAGTAACCACACACAAACATCTCTACCCAATCCTACACCCCAGATGGTGGAGTTACTACGCCAACGAGCGAAAAAGAGTAAAGGTTTATACGCTTTACTTTCCTGTGATACTAATCAACAATCTTGGGAATTTCCCGAATTGGGACATGGAGTATTTACTTATTATTTAATGCGGGGTTTACGGGGTGAAGCCGCAGACGCACAAGGTTTGATTGATGCTGATGGACTTTATCGTTATGTTTATCACCAAACGCGACAATATATAGAACAAACCAACCAGCAATTAAGGTTAATTAATCAACAAAACCGTAGCCGAGGGGATAACAAGATTTACTCTGAATATCCACTGCAAACACCAAAGCGCATTGTCGAAGGTGTAGGTGAGGTAATTCTGGGAGTTAAGCCTGCGTTAGTTGCGTCACCTGACTTACGCAAAGCTTTAATTGTGGAAGGGTTAGCGACTAATCAAACTACTTTAGGTTTTAGTAAACTTTTAGGTGGTGTTGGTGGTTTTGAGATTGAGTATTGGCCATTGGCTCACACTAGCCAAGATTTACAGACTATAATTCAAAATTGCTTGCAAAGTACCCAAACAAAGGCAGAAAAACAGCCAGGAAGTTTTGCCACCGTACTTTTATATTTGCGGGGAAGAATTGAAGGGAGTGCGACTGAAGAACCTGTATTAGTGGTAGGAGATGATATTCGCTTAAGTCGTTCTTGGTTAAGACAACAACTGAGGCGATCACTCTACACCCAACAAATTATCATCTTAGATACACCTCTGGGTCAGCACGGTCATATATCCTTACAAGATTGGGTAGAAGATTTACAACTGGGGTTTGAGCAAGGACAATGTATTATAGCGGCTGCCCCATCACCAGAAAATCCTGGACAATTTATTCAAACTCTACACTCTACCTTACAAGCAGCCCAAGAAAAATCCAGCCTATCAGCAGCAGCTTGGATTAGTCAATTGCAACTATCCTCACCACTACCCTTACATATATGGCTATCGGGTACACAAGGCTTAATTGAAATTATCCCCGCCAGTACAGCAAATAAGCGTAATCAGTCTACTACAGTTGATTTAGGGATTTGTCCCTACCGAGGGTTACAAGCTTTTAAGGAAGAAGACACCCAATATTTCTACGGTAGAGAAAACCTGACTCAAGAACTTATAGCAGACTTAGCAAATAAACCATTTATTGCCTTAGTTGGTGCTTCTGGGAGTGGTAAATCTTCAGTTGTGCAGGCGGGTGTCATTGCCCAACTACGCCAGGGTAAGCAATTACCAGGAAGTCAAGATTGGTGGATGCGGAGTTTCCGTCCTGGTGACAATCCTCTAGTCAGCTTATCACATTGCCTAGTTGATAGCGGTACAGAGCGAGAGAGAGCTTACCAACAAATGCAATTAGAAGGGATGTTATACCAAGGGGTGCAAGGCTTCCTCCATTGGCTACATCACCGCAGCGAACCAATGGTAGTGTTGGTAATAGACCAGTTTGAAGAATTATTTACCCTAGCCTCTAGTGAAGATAAACAGAAATTTCTGGATACTGTTTTAGGGGCGTTAGAGTTAGAACCAAACAAGTTTAAATTAATCATTACTCTCAGGGCAGATTTTATTGCCTCTTGTTTAGAAGTCCCAGCTTTGGCGAAACTATTACAGCAGTCAAGTATTTTGCTACCGCCTTGCTTAACCCAAGAAGAATACCGCCGAATTATTACTCACCCAGCCGAACAAGTAGGGTTAACAGTAGAACCGGAATTAGTCGAGGTGTTATTGCAAGAGTTACACAACTCACCGGGAGATTTACCACTACTGGAATTTGTTCTCGAACAGTTATGGGAATATCGTAGTATTGGAGTAATTACCTTACAAGCTTACCAACAATACTTGGGTGGAATCAAAGGCGCGTTGGAGCGAAAAGCCCAAGGGGTTTACGATAGCTTAGATGCAGAAGCCCAAGAATGTACAAGGTGGATTTTCTTATCACTAACACAGCTAGGTGAAGGAACGGAAGATACCAGAAGACGAGTATTGAAGTCAGAGTTAATAGTTAGAAAATATCCCGTTGCGTTGGTAGAAAGAACACTGCAAGTATTGACGGTGGCGAAGTTAGTAGTAGTCAATGGTGACTGGGAACAGAAGAAGGGGAAGGGGGAAAGGGGAAAGGGGAAAGGGGAAGAGTTTCTATCTCCCTCATCTCCCCCATCTCTGCCTACTCCCTCCGTAACCATAGAAGTAGCCCACGAAGTAATAATCCGCCACTGGTCTACATTACGCTGGTGGTTAGAGGAAAATCTCAGTAGAATGCGATCGCATCGGCAAATTGAACAAGCTGCGGCTTTATGGAAACAAAATGACTATCAGCCTGACTTCTTGTTACAGGGTATTCGTTTAGCGGAAGCCGAAGAAATTTATGTCAACTACACTGATGAATTATCCCAGGATGTGCAGCATTTTATTGAGGCTTGTCTGCATGAGCGACAACGTAAACAGCGTAAGGAACAAAGCCGACTTAGACAAGCACAAAGTGCTGTAGCTATTATCAGTACCTTGGGTTTGACAGCCTTTGGTTTAGCTGTGTTTGCTTATCAACAAAGCCAAAAAGCCCAACTCCAGGAAATTGAAGCGTTAAATTCTCTTTCAGAAAACTTTCTTCTCTCCCACCAGCAATTAGAAGCACTGGTAACTAGTGTACAAGCTGGTAAGGAAGTACAAAAAATCCGGCTAGGAGTACCCGAAAATACCCGGATGCAAACTGCAACTATTTTACAACAAGCAGTTTACAGCACCCAAGAACAAAATCGTTTCCTAGAAAATGCTTGGGTAACTAGCGTCAGTTACTCACCCGATGGAGATGTTATTGCTTCTGGTAGCGCAGATAACAGCATCCATCTTTGGCGCAGAGATGGTAAATTACTCAACACGCTCACGGGTCATAGTGATGGGGTTAATAGTGTTAGTTTCTCCCCCGATGGTGAAATATTAGCTTCAGCTAGTGCTGATGGTACTATTAAACTTTGGCATCGTAATGGTCAATTAATCAACACACTCAAAGGGCATAGTCAGGGTGTCAACAGTGTCAGTTTTTCACCTAATGGTAAAGTTATTGCCTCTGGTAGCGATGACAATACCATTAATCTTTGGAGTCGAGAAGGCAAATTACTCCTTACCCTGAATGGACATAGCCAAGGTGTCAATAGTGTCAGCTTTTCCCCAGAAGGTGATACCATTGCCTCTGGTAGTGATGACGGTACAATTAGGCTGTGGGGTTTAGATGGTCGCCTGTTAACAACTATCCCTTCCCATACAAAAGAAGTATTAAGTGTCAGCTTTAGTCCCGATGGAAAAATAATTGCTTCAGCTAGTGCAGATCATAATGTGAAACTCTGGAGTCGTAGCGGTACTCTGTTAAAAACTCTAGTAGGACATAATGCAGCCGTTTGGCGAGTAATTTTCTCACCAGATGGTCAGTTAATTGCTACCGCCAGTGCTGATAAAACTATTCACCTCTGGTCTAAGGACGGCAATATATTAAATACTTTTTATGGTCATGGACATGAAGTTAACGCCCTCAGTTTTAGTCCTGATGGCAATACATTAGCTTCAGGTAGTGATGATAATACAGTTAGATTGTGGGCTGTGGATAGAACTCTACCAAAAACTTTTCAGGGACATAAAGGCAGTGTAGGTTACGTTAAATTCAGTGATGATGGTCGGACTATTACCAGTCTCAGCGCTGATAACACTATGAAAGTCTGGAGTTTGCAGGGTAAATTACTGCAAACTTTATCTTCTCCACTTCCTGATGTCACCAGCGCCAGCTTTGCACCCAATGGTAAAATCGTTGCTTTAGCTAGTTCTGACCATACTATCCACCTTTATAACCGGGAAGGTAGATTATTACGTATTCTTCCAGGACATAACCATTGGGTAACGAGTATGAGTTTCAGTCCTGACAGTAAAATCTTAGCTTCTGGCAGTGGCGACAAAACCATCAAACTGTGGACTATAGATGGTCGTCTGTTGAAAACCCTCTCAGGTCATACTGGTTGGGTGACTGATGTGCAATTTAGTCCTGATGGAAAAACTATTGTCTCCGCCAGTGCTGATAAAACCGTGAAAATTTGGAGTTTAGATGGTAGTCTCATCAAGACTTTACAAGGTCATAGTGCTAGTGTGTGGAGTGTCCATTTTTCTCCTGATGGTAAAACTCTCGCCTCAACTAGCCAGGATCAAACCATCAAACTCTGGAATTTAGACGGTGAATTGATTTCCACCTTGCAGGGACATAGTGATGTAGTTTACAACCTCAGCTTTTCGCCTGATGGCAAAACCATTGCCTCAGCTAGTGATGATGGTACAATTAAACTTTGGAACGTAGTCAATAGCACTTTATTAAAAACGTTTCAAGGACATCAAGGCGGGGTGAGGAGTATAAGTTTTAGTCCTGACGGTAAACTCTTGGTATCCGGTGGACATGATTTTAAAGTCAAACTTTGGAACCTACAAGGGATAGAACTACAAACCCTAAATTTAGATGAGTTACTAAATCGAGCTTGCGATCGCCTAAATAATTATCTCACCACCAACCCCAATATCACTAAAGAAAAGTATCAGCTTTGTTTTGGGGAGTAG